From Paenibacillus polymyxa, the proteins below share one genomic window:
- a CDS encoding DUF4303 domain-containing protein — protein MEPTHEIQALAAEIADVARTSFRTLFENGERYYYCTLFTTGEGHAPSSSAWSWEALEREATRQGEESDTPGSTIAELIKWSYADSPYCCYEDEDFDDVKQLFMERPSIAELEADEWNREFDSRLKAMEPAMKMLDDEGVFALNQPRESVCVLVEIMPPAMQAWLVEAAE, from the coding sequence ATGGAACCGACGCATGAAATACAGGCGCTGGCGGCAGAAATTGCTGATGTGGCTAGGACGTCCTTTCGCACTCTTTTTGAAAATGGTGAACGTTACTATTACTGCACGCTATTTACTACTGGAGAGGGACATGCGCCAAGCAGCTCCGCCTGGTCATGGGAGGCCTTGGAGAGGGAAGCGACCAGGCAAGGAGAAGAAAGTGACACGCCGGGGTCAACGATTGCGGAACTCATCAAATGGTCTTATGCCGATTCACCCTATTGTTGTTACGAGGATGAGGACTTCGATGATGTTAAACAATTATTTATGGAGCGTCCTTCCATTGCGGAGCTTGAAGCTGATGAATGGAATCGTGAATTTGATTCGAGGCTGAAGGCCATGGAGCCGGCGATGAAAATGCTCGATGATGAAGGCGTGTTTGCCTTGAATCAACCGCGAGAGTCTGTATGTGTCCTTGTCGAGATCATGCCGCCAGCTATGCAAGCATGGCTGGTGGAAGCAGCGGAGTAA
- a CDS encoding helix-turn-helix transcriptional regulator: MQEEREKTGELAEFLRTRRARLTPEQVGLPSGERRRTPGLRRAEVAILAGISVDWYTWLEQGRDIQVSIQVLDSLSRALRMNDIERKHLFLLAAGHLPPSNQAPQNKVSRLLQDFLDRQGESPAFVVNSRWDVVAWNQAAILVFGDYEAMSARDRNSIWRLFTTNNAKRMLGDSWEANAKHRLAQFRANYANTVGDPWWGEFIEDLHQQSKEFREWWPLHQVINVPEGEKLLNHPVVGSLRFGHLSFQAMDSVDLQVTVNIPLDNPTIERMRKLLSAVTR, encoded by the coding sequence ATGCAGGAGGAACGCGAAAAGACCGGAGAATTAGCTGAATTTCTCCGTACCCGACGGGCCCGTCTGACTCCGGAGCAGGTAGGTTTGCCTTCCGGTGAAAGACGGCGGACACCTGGTCTTAGAAGGGCAGAGGTTGCCATACTCGCTGGTATCAGTGTGGATTGGTATACATGGCTGGAGCAGGGGAGAGACATTCAGGTATCCATCCAGGTGCTTGATAGCTTGTCCCGTGCGCTGCGAATGAACGACATTGAGCGAAAACATCTCTTCTTGCTCGCTGCAGGACACTTACCCCCGAGTAATCAAGCGCCACAGAACAAGGTAAGCCGGCTACTACAGGATTTTTTGGACAGACAGGGGGAAAGCCCTGCCTTTGTGGTAAATTCAAGGTGGGATGTCGTAGCCTGGAACCAGGCCGCGATTCTCGTTTTTGGAGATTACGAAGCAATGTCGGCAAGAGATAGAAATTCGATATGGCGCCTATTCACTACGAATAATGCGAAGCGGATGCTGGGTGACAGTTGGGAAGCGAACGCCAAACATCGGTTAGCCCAGTTTCGGGCCAACTATGCAAATACAGTCGGGGATCCTTGGTGGGGAGAGTTTATTGAGGACCTGCACCAGCAAAGTAAGGAGTTCCGGGAATGGTGGCCGTTGCATCAAGTTATAAATGTGCCGGAAGGCGAAAAGCTGCTTAATCATCCTGTTGTCGGTTCCCTTCGTTTTGGTCATCTTTCCTTTCAGGCTATGGACTCCGTTGACCTCCAGGTTACAGTAAATATTCCTTTGGATAACCCAACAATTGAAAGAATGAGAAAACTTCTTTCTGCGGTTACTCGATAA
- a CDS encoding FAD-binding oxidoreductase produces MAQKLQKKSTRLTGRIVIPGNPSYNMARMEFNRRFSKFPRVIVFCQRTQDVINAVKWARERGIRLRVRSGRHSYEGFSTVNGGIIIDVSEMNKVTVDRKNGVAIVQTGNPLARVYKKLWNKRVAIPAGTAPDVGVAGLTLGGGIGLLSRKYGLTCDNLKQVKMVVASGRYGAKTIVANSKKHSDLLWASRGGGGGNFGVATEFTFRIRPISKVSIYSITWKWSDLEKVLPAWQRWAPSVTNRLTSTIEVAAKQVGSIVSTGQLLGGAEELRRLIRPLLRAGTPVKVMVKTVPFIEATHFFAESDLNLEPKFKITGAYGFQPLPPEGVRIIRDFLAQAPNRHSSVWSQSLGGARSAVSRVSPTATAYPHRKAETIYELSARWRNSGEQERNIQWVERFRKALRPFVKGNYVNFPDLQIKNWPKAYYGVNFGRLKQVKRKYDPHNVFHFAQSIPVGKQDRK; encoded by the coding sequence ATGGCACAAAAGTTGCAAAAGAAAAGTACGCGATTAACCGGAAGGATCGTAATTCCGGGGAATCCGTCATACAATATGGCCAGAATGGAGTTCAATAGGCGTTTTTCCAAATTTCCAAGGGTCATTGTTTTTTGCCAACGAACTCAGGATGTGATCAACGCAGTCAAATGGGCTCGTGAGCGGGGCATACGGCTGCGAGTGCGCAGCGGACGGCATAGCTACGAAGGCTTCTCAACTGTAAATGGCGGTATTATTATCGATGTGAGCGAGATGAATAAGGTTACAGTTGATCGAAAAAATGGAGTGGCCATTGTCCAAACAGGAAATCCACTTGCCCGTGTGTACAAGAAGCTGTGGAATAAGCGTGTGGCCATTCCGGCGGGGACTGCACCCGATGTAGGCGTAGCTGGGCTCACCCTGGGAGGAGGCATTGGACTTCTTTCCCGCAAATATGGACTTACGTGCGATAACTTGAAACAAGTGAAGATGGTCGTAGCTTCGGGGCGGTATGGGGCAAAGACGATTGTGGCAAACAGCAAGAAACATTCCGATCTGTTGTGGGCATCGCGAGGCGGAGGGGGAGGGAACTTTGGTGTTGCTACCGAGTTTACATTTCGAATTAGACCGATTTCGAAGGTTTCTATATACAGTATTACGTGGAAATGGAGCGATCTTGAGAAGGTATTACCGGCTTGGCAACGCTGGGCCCCATCGGTCACAAACCGCTTAACCTCAACCATTGAGGTGGCTGCCAAGCAGGTGGGATCCATTGTATCTACCGGGCAATTGCTTGGCGGTGCAGAGGAGCTGCGTCGATTGATTAGACCGCTCTTGCGAGCAGGCACCCCGGTGAAGGTGATGGTGAAGACAGTACCTTTTATTGAAGCAACCCATTTTTTTGCCGAATCGGACCTGAATTTGGAACCAAAGTTTAAAATAACTGGGGCCTACGGGTTCCAACCTTTACCGCCTGAAGGAGTACGAATTATACGCGACTTTTTAGCTCAAGCACCCAACAGGCATTCTAGCGTGTGGAGTCAGAGCTTAGGCGGTGCAAGAAGCGCGGTGAGTCGAGTATCGCCTACTGCAACGGCCTATCCTCATCGGAAGGCTGAGACAATCTACGAACTGTCAGCCCGTTGGAGAAATAGTGGGGAGCAGGAGCGGAATATTCAGTGGGTGGAAAGGTTCCGTAAAGCGTTACGTCCCTTTGTTAAAGGGAATTATGTGAATTTTCCCGATCTGCAGATTAAGAACTGGCCCAAGGCGTATTATGGCGTGAACTTTGGCAGATTGAAGCAAGTGAAACGAAAGTACGACCCTCATAATGTATTTCATTTTGCTCAGAGCATTCCAGTGGGTAAACAGGACAGAAAATGA
- a CDS encoding DUF421 domain-containing protein encodes MGALVGADIADPDIRHIPTAFAIVSIGIVQKIFSVGVLKFRWFGKLITFEPIIVISKGKFIAKNIRKTKYSIDNILQMLREEKIFDVTRVEIAVIEANGKLSILEKANRSSSSTISYPIVREGKIEKRILHELGINELWVNAQLAAQQIQINEVFLATVDDLHRVSITKYMDSDLTNLPPVHH; translated from the coding sequence TTGGGAGCTCTTGTTGGAGCAGATATAGCCGACCCTGATATTCGCCACATCCCAACAGCCTTCGCTATCGTTAGTATCGGGATCGTTCAAAAGATTTTCTCAGTTGGGGTACTTAAATTTCGTTGGTTCGGTAAATTGATAACGTTCGAGCCTATCATCGTTATATCTAAAGGTAAGTTCATAGCTAAAAACATTAGAAAAACGAAATATTCCATAGATAACATCCTGCAAATGTTAAGAGAGGAAAAGATTTTTGATGTCACTCGCGTAGAAATTGCAGTCATTGAGGCAAATGGAAAATTGAGCATTCTCGAAAAGGCCAATCGTTCAAGCTCCTCCACCATATCTTATCCCATTGTTCGGGAAGGGAAAATCGAGAAACGAATCCTCCACGAACTTGGAATAAACGAACTTTGGGTTAATGCCCAATTAGCGGCACAGCAAATTCAAATCAATGAAGTCTTTCTAGCGACAGTTGACGATCTGCATCGTGTATCTATTACAAAATATATGGATAGCGATCTTACAAACTTGCCCCCTGTTCATCACTAG
- a CDS encoding TetR/AcrR family transcriptional regulator yields MTMDMVAARAKAGKATVYRRWSSKTELVRDALTWMNRNHLELHLLPDTGTLRDDLLALLKPQSLEEGERKLRVLAGLGSFFSQNRESINGEIFEPWAVVNRELMQRAVGRGEISTRADIEMACQVITSMASYRGLVQRKTFDKLFYTSLIDGVLLPALKNPLTSPNETE; encoded by the coding sequence ATGACAATGGACATGGTCGCAGCTAGAGCGAAGGCCGGAAAGGCGACGGTGTATCGCCGCTGGTCCTCCAAGACAGAGTTAGTCCGAGATGCCTTAACCTGGATGAATCGAAATCATCTTGAGCTTCACCTCTTGCCCGATACGGGAACGTTGCGCGATGATCTGCTTGCGCTATTGAAGCCGCAATCGCTCGAAGAAGGTGAACGCAAACTTCGAGTACTCGCAGGCCTGGGCTCCTTTTTTTCGCAGAATCGGGAATCAATTAACGGAGAAATTTTCGAACCGTGGGCTGTAGTGAATCGTGAGCTCATGCAGCGGGCCGTCGGCCGCGGTGAAATCTCCACCCGTGCGGACATTGAAATGGCCTGCCAGGTTATTACTTCAATGGCTTCTTATCGCGGACTCGTACAGCGCAAAACATTCGACAAGCTTTTCTACACTTCGCTAATCGACGGCGTTCTACTCCCTGCCCTCAAAAATCCGTTAACATCTCCAAATGAAACGGAATAA
- a CDS encoding elongation factor G, whose product MKRLTIGLFAHVDAGKTTFAEQLLYHTNSIRSRGRVDHQDAFLDSHDIERARGITVFADQAVMEYKGDSYYLIDTPGHVDFSPEMERAIQVIDYAILIVSAVEGVQGHTETVWQLLRKHRIPTFFFINKTDRIGADVGRTEADIRQQLTGEVCCITQSLADGIVGEPLREAMAERDEALLEAFLEGREDSGFWLKALQRMIVAGLLFPCAYGSALQDTGVVEFLDQLHLLTTTTYDENASFQGRVYKIRHDAGGVRLTFIKALGGRLKVREQLSYESGGVQYDEKITRLFLFNGLKSQPVEQVEAGDLFAVAGLSAAEAGQGLGSISDKLAYDSEPTLQSKVLFDNSIHVQKVLGTFRTLEAEEPSLNVVWDEKLQEISIRVMGLIQLEVLVQLVRERFGFAISFGQPEILYKETIQSAVKGYGHFEPLRHYAEVHLLIEPGERGSGIMFDSRCHADDLNVSYQNLIRNHLYEREHHGLLTGMPVTDVNITLLRGRAHKEHTHGGDFREAAFRALRQGLEKADNVLLEPYYDFKIKVAIDEMGRVLSDIQRASGIFNPPQTTGTQAVVTGRVPVSTFMNYSTEFASFTHGRGSIRCVFSGYDRCHNTEEVIERMGYRKGADPLYTSSSIFCAKGAGYSVPWDEAEAKMHLQLEP is encoded by the coding sequence ATGAAGCGACTAACAATTGGCCTGTTCGCCCATGTGGATGCAGGTAAGACAACTTTTGCGGAACAGCTGCTGTACCATACGAACAGTATCCGGTCGCGGGGACGGGTGGATCATCAGGATGCGTTTCTGGACAGCCACGACATCGAGCGGGCAAGGGGCATTACGGTGTTCGCAGATCAGGCGGTAATGGAATATAAAGGAGACAGTTATTATTTAATAGACACGCCCGGACACGTCGATTTCTCTCCAGAGATGGAGCGGGCGATTCAGGTCATTGATTATGCCATCCTGATTGTAAGCGCAGTTGAAGGTGTTCAGGGCCATACGGAGACGGTCTGGCAGCTGCTACGCAAACATCGGATTCCGACGTTCTTCTTTATCAACAAAACGGATCGGATTGGCGCGGATGTAGGCAGAACCGAGGCAGACATCCGACAGCAGTTGACGGGGGAAGTATGCTGCATTACACAGAGCTTGGCTGACGGCATAGTCGGCGAGCCGCTGCGGGAGGCCATGGCGGAGAGAGACGAAGCCTTGCTGGAAGCATTCCTGGAGGGGAGAGAGGATTCCGGCTTCTGGCTGAAGGCCTTGCAGAGGATGATAGTGGCGGGTCTTCTCTTCCCCTGTGCTTACGGCTCTGCGCTTCAGGATACAGGCGTCGTTGAATTTCTGGATCAGCTGCATCTGCTGACGACAACCACTTATGACGAGAATGCTTCGTTCCAGGGGCGGGTTTATAAAATTCGGCACGATGCAGGCGGAGTGAGACTCACGTTCATTAAGGCGCTGGGTGGTCGGCTGAAGGTGAGAGAACAGCTTAGTTACGAGAGCGGCGGGGTTCAATATGACGAAAAAATTACGCGGCTCTTCTTGTTTAACGGACTTAAATCGCAGCCAGTGGAACAAGTGGAGGCCGGCGATTTGTTTGCGGTTGCCGGATTGTCCGCCGCCGAGGCCGGACAAGGTCTGGGGTCGATATCGGACAAGTTAGCTTACGATTCGGAGCCGACATTACAATCTAAGGTATTATTCGACAATTCGATACATGTACAGAAGGTGCTCGGTACTTTTCGCACACTGGAGGCGGAGGAGCCGTCTCTAAACGTCGTTTGGGATGAAAAATTGCAGGAGATTTCTATCCGCGTCATGGGATTGATTCAACTGGAAGTGCTGGTGCAGCTTGTTAGAGAGCGGTTTGGCTTTGCTATCTCTTTTGGACAACCGGAAATCTTGTATAAGGAAACGATTCAATCGGCTGTGAAAGGGTACGGCCACTTCGAACCGCTCAGGCATTATGCGGAAGTGCATCTGCTGATTGAACCGGGAGAAAGGGGCAGCGGCATTATGTTCGATAGCAGATGTCATGCCGATGATCTGAATGTCAGCTATCAGAATCTGATTCGGAATCATCTCTATGAACGGGAGCATCACGGACTGCTGACCGGCATGCCGGTTACCGACGTGAACATTACGCTGCTGAGGGGGCGCGCGCATAAAGAACATACCCATGGTGGCGATTTTCGTGAGGCTGCTTTTCGAGCACTACGGCAGGGGCTGGAGAAGGCGGACAATGTGCTGCTGGAGCCCTATTACGATTTCAAAATCAAGGTTGCTATCGATGAAATGGGCAGGGTGCTGTCCGATATTCAGCGTGCTTCGGGTATTTTTAATCCACCGCAGACAACCGGAACGCAAGCGGTGGTCACGGGCAGGGTGCCCGTGTCGACTTTCATGAACTACAGTACCGAATTTGCATCCTTTACGCATGGACGAGGCAGTATCCGTTGCGTGTTCAGCGGCTACGATCGCTGTCATAATACGGAGGAAGTCATAGAACGGATGGGCTACCGCAAAGGGGCAGACCCACTGTATACATCCTCCTCTATCTTTTGCGCCAAAGGGGCGGGTTACTCGGTGCCATGGGATGAGGCGGAAGCCAAGATGCACCTTCAATTAGAACCTTAA
- a CDS encoding methyl-accepting chemotaxis protein, with protein sequence MTIRNKVILTIVVTVITSLVIGGVGIYNLKRVQSSLEESLSVRAEVIDLIRTADIDLYQMLLAERSLFSYEPGSEQFSKQLEDYEKQKESAKKKLNKYKSFGTIFDNEEKLIQDYEATVEAYELVSKKVIDGLSSKDSTVRERANLLSYQEGSEKFDQMEDALDHIGDLYYDDNQIMLDSTQKQYSFLRLISILLTLAGLIASSLLGYLIIRSIHHPIRYLRGRVREIAEGNLAVDIRTFSQDELGQLTADFNIMVSRMKELISTVSQSIGRVNTSAHELTFIAEQTTATGEEMTSGINEIAVGASEQASLTEATSRETMALSDTIEKVNVRNKKMTSLSSEAEIVLRGGMDKVKRLQDHNLQTTEANQLVVQHIEGLAEQMLTISTIVQTINEVSEQTKLLALNASIEAARAGDSGKGFAVVATEIRKLSTMTYESTERINTTIARLKAEVSQTLQVMNQTEVIISEQSLIVQESGTVFESIMDMLKEIISSIQEMDGDIGQMNVSREQVISSIIKISDVARDAASATEEISSASNDQSQAYSHLYSAAEQLKQSSQQVSEMISRFRIVQE encoded by the coding sequence ATGACGATCAGGAACAAGGTAATTCTAACGATCGTCGTTACTGTAATCACTAGCCTTGTGATCGGAGGCGTTGGGATTTACAATCTGAAGCGGGTACAATCCTCGCTTGAGGAGAGCCTTAGTGTTAGGGCGGAAGTCATTGATCTCATTCGTACAGCAGATATCGACCTATATCAGATGCTGTTGGCAGAACGATCGCTGTTCAGTTATGAACCAGGATCGGAGCAATTTTCGAAACAACTGGAGGATTACGAAAAACAAAAGGAGTCAGCAAAGAAGAAACTTAATAAGTATAAGTCATTTGGAACAATTTTTGATAATGAGGAAAAGTTGATTCAAGACTACGAAGCAACGGTTGAAGCGTATGAATTGGTCTCCAAGAAAGTGATTGACGGATTATCGTCAAAGGATTCAACTGTGCGTGAAAGGGCGAATCTTCTTTCTTATCAGGAGGGCAGCGAAAAGTTTGACCAGATGGAAGACGCTTTGGATCACATAGGCGATCTGTACTACGATGATAACCAAATCATGTTGGACAGCACACAAAAACAATATAGCTTCCTGCGATTGATCAGTATCCTTTTAACATTGGCAGGCTTGATCGCTTCATCGTTGCTTGGTTATTTGATTATCCGATCCATCCATCATCCAATCCGTTATTTGCGTGGACGTGTGCGAGAGATTGCGGAGGGCAATCTGGCCGTCGATATACGTACCTTCTCCCAGGATGAGCTCGGGCAATTAACCGCTGATTTTAATATAATGGTATCTCGTATGAAAGAACTCATTTCGACAGTAAGCCAATCGATTGGCCGTGTAAATACTTCCGCTCATGAACTTACCTTTATCGCGGAACAAACAACGGCAACCGGCGAGGAAATGACGTCAGGCATTAATGAAATTGCAGTTGGTGCTTCCGAGCAAGCGTCCTTGACAGAGGCAACGAGCCGTGAAACGATGGCGCTTTCAGACACGATTGAAAAGGTAAATGTAAGGAATAAAAAAATGACCAGCTTGTCTTCGGAGGCTGAAATCGTCTTAAGAGGTGGCATGGATAAAGTAAAGAGGTTACAGGATCACAATCTCCAAACGACAGAAGCAAACCAATTAGTCGTACAACATATTGAAGGCCTGGCAGAACAGATGCTTACGATTTCCACAATCGTACAAACGATTAATGAAGTATCTGAGCAAACGAAGCTCCTCGCATTAAATGCGAGCATAGAAGCGGCGCGTGCCGGCGATTCCGGAAAAGGATTTGCAGTCGTCGCTACAGAGATTCGCAAGCTGTCGACCATGACTTATGAATCAACAGAGAGAATTAACACAACTATTGCACGCCTCAAGGCAGAAGTTTCTCAAACGTTGCAGGTCATGAATCAAACAGAGGTGATTATCTCTGAACAATCTCTTATTGTTCAGGAGTCGGGAACGGTATTTGAATCGATTATGGATATGCTAAAGGAAATCATCAGTTCGATTCAAGAGATGGATGGGGATATAGGGCAGATGAATGTTAGCAGGGAACAGGTCATCTCATCCATTATCAAGATATCCGATGTAGCTCGAGACGCAGCTTCTGCCACAGAAGAGATAAGTTCGGCTTCTAACGATCAGAGTCAAGCGTATTCCCATCTGTATAGTGCAGCTGAACAATTGAAACAATCAAGCCAACAAGTGAGCGAAATGATTAGCAGATTTCGAATTGTACAAGAATAA
- a CDS encoding VOC family protein: MSAIVYLNFDGVAEQAIDFYSKALNAKEVKKVKFKDFPQDPNYPLSENELNMIMESSVEFAGGKIMMSDVLPSMMAVTGELVKGNNVFISLVNDDKQTLEEYFKHLSDGGHVVMPLSNTPWSSCFGMLVDKFGISWKFNSDAVQFLDNVISNKQ, translated from the coding sequence ATGTCAGCTATTGTATATTTAAACTTTGATGGAGTTGCAGAACAAGCGATTGATTTTTATTCGAAGGCTTTAAACGCGAAAGAAGTTAAAAAAGTTAAATTTAAGGATTTTCCGCAAGATCCAAACTATCCATTATCGGAGAATGAATTAAATATGATCATGGAGTCCTCAGTCGAGTTTGCAGGCGGAAAAATCATGATGTCGGATGTTTTGCCTTCCATGATGGCGGTAACAGGGGAACTAGTGAAAGGAAATAACGTATTTATTAGTCTAGTTAATGATGATAAACAAACATTGGAAGAATACTTTAAACATTTGTCTGATGGCGGCCATGTTGTGATGCCGTTATCAAATACGCCTTGGTCTTCGTGTTTTGGAATGCTGGTTGATAAGTTTGGGATCTCCTGGAAATTTAATAGTGACGCAGTTCAGTTTCTCGATAATGTTATTTCAAACAAACAGTAA
- a CDS encoding helix-turn-helix transcriptional regulator, with translation MEKVERLISIIMILLKKDIVTTKEFAQLFNVSKRTILRDMETLSLSNIPIYSIHGIHGGYGIMDEYKVDKRLLSNSDLENILTALGGLGQILISEEVEVTIKKIEAMVSPLSPKGSIQLSFYDWEGRSEILQTLKICQESISKRKLVSFDYIDKNGTATNRIVEPYQLHFSEMSWYLKGFCLHRQGYRTFKLSRIDHLLMEEITFNPRVDSLGQEHEASYQSESVSIKALISPSIKDQFIERYGRKSIENYSPDYLLATIRVPQNTNGFQFLASLGTNLEVVEPKAYVEEFRNYLNKMVAIYNENPN, from the coding sequence ATGGAAAAGGTCGAGAGGTTAATATCCATCATCATGATATTGCTGAAAAAAGACATCGTTACAACAAAAGAATTCGCACAATTATTTAACGTTTCCAAAAGAACGATCCTTCGGGATATGGAAACTCTGAGTTTATCGAACATCCCGATCTATTCTATTCATGGAATTCATGGCGGCTATGGCATTATGGATGAATACAAGGTTGATAAACGTCTTTTAAGCAACTCCGACTTGGAGAATATATTGACTGCGCTCGGCGGATTAGGACAAATTCTAATTAGTGAAGAAGTTGAAGTGACTATTAAAAAAATAGAAGCCATGGTTAGCCCATTGTCTCCAAAAGGTTCAATCCAACTGTCATTTTATGATTGGGAGGGTCGGTCTGAGATTCTTCAAACCTTGAAGATATGCCAAGAATCGATATCAAAGAGAAAGTTGGTCTCATTTGATTATATAGATAAAAATGGCACCGCGACGAATAGAATTGTCGAGCCATATCAGCTCCATTTTAGCGAAATGAGTTGGTATTTGAAGGGATTCTGTTTACATCGTCAGGGATATAGAACATTTAAATTATCCAGGATCGATCATCTTCTTATGGAGGAAATCACATTTAACCCTAGAGTTGATTCATTGGGACAAGAACATGAAGCAAGTTATCAATCGGAATCAGTCTCTATTAAGGCATTAATTTCGCCTAGCATAAAAGATCAATTTATAGAAAGGTACGGCCGAAAGAGTATTGAAAACTATAGTCCTGATTATCTCTTAGCCACCATCCGTGTTCCTCAAAACACTAATGGATTTCAATTTTTAGCAAGCCTCGGTACAAATCTAGAAGTCGTAGAGCCCAAAGCATATGTTGAAGAATTTCGAAATTATTTAAATAAAATGGTGGCGATATATAATGAAAACCCCAATTAA
- a CDS encoding isochorismatase family protein, with the protein MNQLNGNHLKGGERAPLLDWNKTSLVVIDLQKWIGSQYAPYSAEMVIANSAKLANLFRTKGAFVNLVHVSSKDFKDIPSPKLDITVPRLNLIEGWDEFVPELGVTETDHIISKKQWGAFHGTDLDLQLRRRNIDTIVLCGISSGIGVDTTAREAFQHGYQLIFAIDAMTGFTKAEHEHVRDVIFPRIGRIRTTEEILEGI; encoded by the coding sequence ATGAACCAACTAAATGGCAATCATTTGAAGGGTGGGGAACGAGCACCGTTATTGGATTGGAACAAGACTTCTCTGGTCGTAATTGACCTCCAAAAATGGATTGGCAGTCAGTATGCTCCTTATTCTGCCGAGATGGTCATTGCAAATTCAGCTAAGCTGGCCAATCTTTTTCGTACCAAGGGGGCTTTTGTGAATCTTGTACACGTATCCAGTAAAGACTTCAAGGATATACCTTCTCCCAAGCTCGATATCACGGTACCTAGATTGAACCTGATAGAGGGCTGGGATGAATTTGTTCCCGAGCTCGGAGTGACCGAGACAGACCATATCATCTCCAAAAAACAATGGGGGGCTTTCCATGGAACAGACCTTGACCTGCAGCTGCGCCGCCGAAATATTGATACGATCGTTTTATGCGGTATATCCTCAGGTATCGGAGTCGATACAACCGCAAGAGAGGCATTTCAGCACGGCTATCAACTTATTTTTGCAATTGACGCCATGACCGGGTTCACCAAGGCCGAACATGAGCATGTACGGGATGTTATTTTTCCGAGGATTGGCCGGATTCGCACAACGGAAGAGATTCTAGAAGGGATTTAG
- a CDS encoding response regulator transcription factor, giving the protein MIKSMSMNNTSTVKSNEYGLSARELEVLHKLASGLRNQDIAEALFLSEGTVKNYISSTYSKLQVKGRREAARIARDSGILDHK; this is encoded by the coding sequence ATGATTAAAAGCATGAGCATGAACAATACCTCCACCGTAAAAAGTAATGAGTACGGGCTCAGCGCCCGTGAACTTGAGGTGCTGCATAAGCTGGCTTCCGGCCTGCGCAATCAAGACATTGCTGAGGCGCTTTTTCTTAGTGAAGGGACTGTTAAGAATTACATCTCATCGACTTACTCGAAGCTTCAGGTCAAGGGAAGGCGAGAAGCTGCCCGCATAGCCCGGGATTCGGGCATATTGGATCACAAGTAA
- a CDS encoding GNAT family N-acetyltransferase, which yields MQILETNRLILRNFAATDAAGLLEYTANPRVNCFMDHQISTLEEATEEVEKRSSDDSHIAVCLKDSNELIGELFGMKEERDSDTYGIGWNFNARFEGKGYASESANAFIEYLFTQQEVRRLYAYVEDDNFRSQKLCDKLGFRQEGCFMEFVSFVKYEDGTPKYENTYQYALLKKEWLSQRANQK from the coding sequence ATGCAAATACTTGAAACCAACCGATTGATCCTGCGGAATTTTGCCGCAACCGACGCTGCCGGATTGTTGGAGTATACAGCTAATCCAAGAGTTAACTGCTTTATGGATCACCAGATTTCGACGTTGGAGGAAGCTACAGAGGAGGTCGAAAAAAGAAGCAGTGACGACTCCCATATCGCGGTATGCCTGAAAGACAGCAACGAACTGATCGGGGAACTATTTGGTATGAAGGAAGAACGAGATTCGGATACGTATGGTATTGGATGGAATTTTAATGCCAGATTTGAAGGGAAAGGGTACGCAAGTGAGAGCGCCAACGCCTTCATAGAATATCTCTTTACGCAACAGGAAGTAAGGAGACTGTACGCCTATGTCGAGGACGATAACTTCCGTTCCCAGAAGCTGTGTGATAAACTGGGCTTTCGCCAGGAAGGCTGCTTCATGGAATTCGTTTCATTTGTTAAATACGAAGACGGCACGCCGAAATACGAGAATACGTATCAATATGCATTACTGAAAAAAGAATGGCTCTCTCAACGTGCTAATCAGAAATAA